One Manduca sexta isolate Smith_Timp_Sample1 chromosome 26, JHU_Msex_v1.0, whole genome shotgun sequence genomic region harbors:
- the LOC115452988 gene encoding glycogen debranching enzyme-like isoform X1 yields MPKMVTREKSDYGRKVQEKAVIEKRQMAIERCAAAAAAAEPARPPAPAAAPPPITAPARVVTLEHGEHMDSTLYRFEKGCYLQFCPGPSLLGRKVFLYTNYVISDNDQDEQAEFIRNQYYGLEWRGVGADGEPAESLGAGPLLTDTDVCCELRLSRAGSFHYYFVYDNAESPIGPQGSGWFHVAPTLRVGPSGRDTVPLDGIMCQTVLAKCLGPLPRWEATLRVSKESGYNMIHFTPVQELGASNSSYSIANQLRLNPQFSADSGRDATFADVENLVAKMRTEWKMLSICDVVLNHTANETPWLAEHPEATYNCMNCPHLRPAALLDALLARLTADVARGEHEARGVPRRVTHHDHIEAVRALLATQLLPEARLHEMYTCNVSEIVQEFYFMARNKVPAVKAGEEERGELKLVPDPQYRRLRATVDLDLALQLYNVYRADCYDEESRLKRCCEELQRRLERLNDAAADELRAHLRAAIDNVVAGMRYFRLQSDGPKIEEVSSEHPLVPRYFTWACAVESASLADVEAALYGEAGAHCMAHNGWVMDADPLQDFAARPAAARVYLRRELIAWGDSVKLRYGDKPEDSPFLWAHMREYVELTAEVFDGLRLDNCHSTPLHVAEYMLDCARNVKPDLYVVAELFTNSDHVDNIFVNRLGITSLIRGVGSDGGVVTEAMSAWDSHEQGRLVHRFGGRAVGAFFREPRRAAQPRVAHALLLDLTHDNPSPVDKRSVFDMLPSAALVSMACCATGSTRGYDELVPHHIHVVDETRLYAEWADSPGKSQTESPSEGRVFRDTGIMAVKRALNELHFELALAGYSEVYVDQMDADVVAVTRHEPRSRRSVILVAFTAFTTPDPAATPRHVKPLRFEGQLEEIILEAELHRVERRVEGRSASFARHPRYINGLEEYEATLRRSLQLAQSGVFVNERSENVHTVLEFRPLAPGTVVALRVSPRPAHAAALTSLQRAVDALRAPPAADPLGLAPALADLDLADFNTLLYRCDAEEREAGGGGVYDVPGWGPLPYAGLQGVASLLAEVTPSDDLGHPLCDNLRAGDWLAEYQWRRLEREPRLAAVASRYRDALRPLSSLPRFLVPAYFAAAASALYRGVARAALGRLTAWARTGAFSRALALTSVQLAAALPSAPLPPPSPALPPPRPTRSVTLSAGLPHFAVGYMRCWGRDTFIALRGLFLLTGRYQDARYHILGFAACLRHGLIPNLLDGGRNARYNCRDAVWWWLQSIKQYCTEAPQGHALLTEPVSRLFPKDDSEPAPPGAADQPLHDIMQEALDVHFQGLVFRERNAGRAIDAHMSDKGFNVQIGIDPETGFPFGGNDANCGTWMDKMGSSETAGTRGKPATPRDGSAVELVGLCYSTVSWLAAQHRAGRYPYPGVVRRHRDGSLTSWTYAQWAERIRHSFERHFWIPPAPSAVDARPDLVHRRGIYKDSHGASRPWADYQLRCNFPIAMAVAPELFDARHAWQALDQVEKLLLGPLGVKTLDPADWAYRGDYENSNDSDDPSVAHGFNYHQGPEWVWPIGFYLRARLAFAHECGRHARTVAAAYAALAPLLAEIRTSPWRGLPELTNAAGAYCADSCRTQAWSSAAALEVLHELELARRARPLAAD; encoded by the exons ATGCCGAAAATGGTGACTCGCGAAAAAAGCGACTACGGGAGAAAGGTGCAGGAGAAAGCCGTCATCGAAAAG AGGCAGATGGCGATCGAGCGCTGCGCCGCGGCCGCTGCCGCCGCGGAGCCCGCGCGCCCGCCCGCCCCCgcggccgcgccgccgccgatCACCGCACCCGCCCGCGTCGTCACGCTCGAGCATGGAGAACATATGGACTCCACGCTCTATAG ATTCGAGAAAGGCTGCTACTTACAATTTTGCCCCGGGCCCAGCTTACTGGGCCGCAAGGTGTTTCTCTACACCAACTATGTGATTTCCGACAATGACC AGGACGAGCAGGCGGAGTTCATCCGCAACCAGTATTACGGTCTGGAGTGGCGCGGCGTGGGCGCGGACGGCGAGCCCGCCGAGTCGCTGGGCGCCGGCCCGCTGCTCACCGACACCGACGTCTGCTGCGAGCTGCGACTCTCGCGCGCTGGCTCATTCCACTATTATTTCGTCTACGACAATGC CGAGTCGCCGATCGGGCCTCAAGGCTCAGGCTGGTTCCACGTAGCGCCAACGCTGCGCGTGGGTCCCAGCGGGCGCGACACGGTGCCGCTCGACGGCATCATGTGCCAGACCGTGCTGGCCAAGTGCCTGGGCCCGCTGCCGCGCTGGGAGGCCACACTGCGCGTGTCCAAGGAATCAGGATACAACATGATACATTTCACTCCAGTGCAG GAGTTAGGCGCGTCCAACTCCAGCTACAGCATCGCGAACCAGCTGCGCCTCAACCCCCAGTTCAGCGCCGACAGCGGTCGCGATGCCACCTTCGCCGACGTTGAAAACCTTGTCGCTAAGATGCGAACGGAATGGAAA ATGTTGTCGATCTGCGACGTGGTGCTGAACCACACGGCGAACGAGACGCCGTGGCTGGCGGAGCACCCGGAGGCGACGTACAACTGCATGAACTGCCCGCACCTGCGGCCGGCGGCGCTGCTGGACGCGCTGCTGGCGCGGCTGACGGCGGACGTGGCGCGCGGCGAGCACGAGGCGCGCGGCGTGCCGCGGCGCGTCACGCACCACGACCACATCGAGGCCGTGCGCGCGCTGCTCGCCACGCAGCTGCTGCCCGAGGCGCGCCTGCACGAGATGTACACCTGCAACGTCTCCGAGATCGTGCAGGAGTTTTACTTCATGGCCCGCAACAA GGTGCCGGCTGTGAAGGCGGGCGAGGAAGAGCGTGGCGAGTTGAAGCTGGTGCCGGACCCGCAGTACCGGCGCCTGCGAGCCACCGTCGACCTCGACCTCGCACTGCAGCTTTACAATGTCTACAG GGCGGACTGCTACGACGAGGAGTCTCGGCTGAAGCGGTGCTGCGAGGAGCTGCAGCGGCGGCTGGAGCGGCTCAACGACGCGGCCGCCGACGAGCTGCGCGCGCACCTCCGCGCCGCCATCGACAACGTCGTCGCCGGCATGAG ATATTTCCGTCTACAGTCTGATGGGCCTAAAATTGAGGAAGTTAGTTCTGAACACCCGCTTGTACCGAG GTACTTCACGTGGGCGTGCGCGGTGGAGAGCGCGTCGCTGGCGGACGTGGAGGCGGCGCTGTACGGCGAGGCGGGCGCGCACTGCATGGCGCACAACGGCTGGGTGATGGACGCCGACCCGCTGCAGGACTTCGCCGCGcgccccgccgccgcgcgcgtCTACCTGCGCCGCGAGCTCATCGCCTGGGGCGACTCCGTCAAACTGCG GTATGGCGACAAGCCCGAGGACAGCCCGTTCCTGTGGGCGCACATGCGCGAGTACGTGGAGCTCACGGCGGAGGTGTTCGACGGGCTGCGGCTCGACAACTGTCACTCCACACCGCTCCAT GTGGCCGAATACATGCTGGACTGTGCGCGCAACGTAAAGCCGGACTTGTACGTGGTCGCGGAGCTGTTCACCAACTCCGACCACGTGgataatatatttgtgaatCGGCTCGGCATCACTTCGCTAATTCGAg GAGTGGGTAGTGACGGCGGTGTTGTCACAGAGGCGATGAGCGCGTGGGACTCGCACGAGCAGGGCCGGCTGGTGCACCGGTTCGGCGGGCGCGCGGTGGGCGCGTTCTTCCGcgagccgcgccgcgccgcgcagcCCCGCGTCGCGCATGCGCTGCTGCTCGACCTCACGCACGACAACCCCTCGCCCGTCGACAAGCG GTCGGTGTTTGATATGTTGCCGTCGGCCGCGCTGGTGTCGATGGCGTGCTGCGCCACCGGGAGCACGCGCGGATATGATGAACTTGTGCCACACCAC ATTCACGTGGTTGACGAGACTCGACTGTATGCGGAATGGGCCGACAGTCCAGGGAAGTCGCAGACAGAATCTCCCAGCGAAGGAAGAGTGTTCCGAGACACCGGCATCATGGCTGTAAAGCGTGCTCTCAATGAGCTTCATTTTGAACTAGCACTCGCCGGATATTCTGAG GTGTATGTAGACCAGATGGACGCTGACGTTGTAGCGGTGACGAGACACGAGCCGCGCTCACGTCGCTCCGTGATTCTAGTAGCTTTCACCGCGTTCACGACGCCCGATCCCGCCGCCACCCCGCGGCATGTCAAACCGCTACGTTTTGAGGGCCAGCTCGAAGAGATTATCCTGGAAGCCGAACTCCATCGTGTCGAGCGCag AGTTGAGGGGCGATCCGCGTCTTTCGCTCGCCATCCGCGTTATATCAATGGATTAGAAGAATACGAAGCAACCCTACGTCGTAGCTTGCAGCTCGCTCAATCAGGCGTATTCGTGAACGAACGCTCAGAAAACGTGCACACCGTGCTGGAGTTCCGTCCGCTGGCGCCGGGCACGGTGGTGGCGTTGCGCGTGTCGCCGCGgcccgcgcacgccgccgcgctcACCTCGCTGCAGCGCGCCGTGGACGCactgcgcgcgccgcccgccgccgacCCGCTCGGCCTGGCGCCCGCGCTCGCCGACCTCGACCTGGCCGACTTCAACACGCTGCTGTACCGCTGCGACGCGGAGGAACGCGAGGCGGGCGGTGGCGGGGTGTACGACGTGCCCGGCTGGGGACCGCTACCTTATGCTGGACTGCAAGGTGTGGCTTCTTTGCTCGCGGAAGTCACCCCGAGCGACGATCTGGGCCATCCACTGTGCGACAATCTTCGCGCCGGTGATTGGCTCGCTGAATACCAATGGCGAAGGCTAGAACGTGAGCCGCGATTGGCGGCTGTCGCATCACGTTATCGTGATGCTCTTCGGCCTTTGTCATCTTTACCACGGTTCCTGGTGCCGGCTTACTTTGCCGCGGCAGCAAGTGCTCTGTACCGTGGCGTGGCGCGTGCAGCTCTTGGCCGCTTGACCGCATGGGCACGTACTGGAGCATTCTCTCGTGCGCTGGCCCTCACGAGCGTGCAGCTAGCAGCGGCGCTGCCGTCGGCGCCACTGCCCCCACCATCACCAGCActgccgccgccgcgccccACGCGCTCCGTTACGCTTTCAGCAGGGCTGCCCCACTTCGCAGTTGGTTACATGCGCTGTTGGGGCCGTGACACTTTCATTGCATTGCGCGGTCTGTTCCTGCTCACGGGACGATACCAG GATGCGCGATATCACATTTTGGGCTTCGCGGCATGCCTTCGACATGGACTCATACCCAACTTGCTGGACGGCGGACGCAATGCTCGTTACAATTGTCGGGATGCAGTCTGGTGGTGGCTGCAGAGTATTAAACAG TACTGCACAGAAGCACCGCAGGGTCACGCCCTGCTCACGGAGCCCGTGTCGCGACTATTCCCCAAAGACGACAGCGAGCCCGCGCCGCCCGGCGCCGCGGACCAGCCGCTGCACGACATCATGCAAGAGGCTCTCGACGTGCACTTCCAG ggaCTCGTGTTCCGCGAACGCAACGCTGGCCGCGCCATCGACGCACACATGTCTGACAAGGGATTCAATGTGCAAATCGGTATCGATCCTGAAACAGGTTTTCCATTCGGTGGTAACGATGCTAACTGCGGCACATGGATGGACAAGATGGGCTCGTCGGAAACAGCGGGCACGCGCGGAAAGCCGGCGACGCCGCGGGACGGTAGCGCCGTGGAACTCGTAGGCCTCTGCTACAGTACCGTCTCCTGGCTAGCCGCGCAACACCGCGCCGGCCGCTACCCGTACCCGGGCGTAGTACGGCGTCACCGCGACGGCAGTCTTACTTCCTGGACATACGCACAGTGGGCCGAAAGAATTCGGCACTCGTTTGAGCGTCACTTTTGGATTCCACCGGCACCCTCCGCGGTCGATGCACGGCCTGATCTCGTGCATCGCCGCGGAATATACAAAGACAGCCACGGTGCGTCACGGCCCTGGGCCGATTACCAATTGCGGTGCAATTTCCCGATTGCGATGGCAGTTGCGCCGGAACTGTTCGACGCGCGCCATGCGTGGCAGGCACTAGACCAAGTTGAAAAATTGCTGCTTGGACCACTCGGTGTGAAAACGCTCGACCCAGCTGATTGGGCGTACCGCGGAGATTATGAAAATTCGAACGATAGCGACGACCCCAGCGTTGCGCACGGATTCAACTATCACCAGGGCCCGGAATGGGTCTGGCCTATTGGGTTCTACCTGCGGGCGCGGCTTGCGTTCGCTCACGAGTGCGGGCGTCACGCACGCACCGTGGCTGCCGCCTACGCTGCGCTTGCGCCTCTGTTGGCCGAAATTCGCACGTCGCCCTGGCGTGGGTTACCCGAGCTAACTAACGCCGCTGGTGCCTACTGTGCCGACTCGTGCCGTACTCAGGCGTGGAGCTCGGCCGCCGCACTAGAGGTGCTCCATGAGCTTGAGCTAGCGCGCCGCGCGCGGCCGCTCGCTGCGGACTGA
- the LOC115452988 gene encoding glycogen debranching enzyme-like isoform X3: MAIERCAAAAAAAEPARPPAPAAAPPPITAPARVVTLEHGEHMDSTLYRFEKGCYLQFCPGPSLLGRKVFLYTNYVISDNDQDEQAEFIRNQYYGLEWRGVGADGEPAESLGAGPLLTDTDVCCELRLSRAGSFHYYFVYDNAESPIGPQGSGWFHVAPTLRVGPSGRDTVPLDGIMCQTVLAKCLGPLPRWEATLRVSKESGYNMIHFTPVQELGASNSSYSIANQLRLNPQFSADSGRDATFADVENLVAKMRTEWKMLSICDVVLNHTANETPWLAEHPEATYNCMNCPHLRPAALLDALLARLTADVARGEHEARGVPRRVTHHDHIEAVRALLATQLLPEARLHEMYTCNVSEIVQEFYFMARNKVPAVKAGEEERGELKLVPDPQYRRLRATVDLDLALQLYNVYRADCYDEESRLKRCCEELQRRLERLNDAAADELRAHLRAAIDNVVAGMRYFRLQSDGPKIEEVSSEHPLVPRYFTWACAVESASLADVEAALYGEAGAHCMAHNGWVMDADPLQDFAARPAAARVYLRRELIAWGDSVKLRYGDKPEDSPFLWAHMREYVELTAEVFDGLRLDNCHSTPLHVAEYMLDCARNVKPDLYVVAELFTNSDHVDNIFVNRLGITSLIRGVGSDGGVVTEAMSAWDSHEQGRLVHRFGGRAVGAFFREPRRAAQPRVAHALLLDLTHDNPSPVDKRSVFDMLPSAALVSMACCATGSTRGYDELVPHHIHVVDETRLYAEWADSPGKSQTESPSEGRVFRDTGIMAVKRALNELHFELALAGYSEVYVDQMDADVVAVTRHEPRSRRSVILVAFTAFTTPDPAATPRHVKPLRFEGQLEEIILEAELHRVERRVEGRSASFARHPRYINGLEEYEATLRRSLQLAQSGVFVNERSENVHTVLEFRPLAPGTVVALRVSPRPAHAAALTSLQRAVDALRAPPAADPLGLAPALADLDLADFNTLLYRCDAEEREAGGGGVYDVPGWGPLPYAGLQGVASLLAEVTPSDDLGHPLCDNLRAGDWLAEYQWRRLEREPRLAAVASRYRDALRPLSSLPRFLVPAYFAAAASALYRGVARAALGRLTAWARTGAFSRALALTSVQLAAALPSAPLPPPSPALPPPRPTRSVTLSAGLPHFAVGYMRCWGRDTFIALRGLFLLTGRYQDARYHILGFAACLRHGLIPNLLDGGRNARYNCRDAVWWWLQSIKQYCTEAPQGHALLTEPVSRLFPKDDSEPAPPGAADQPLHDIMQEALDVHFQGLVFRERNAGRAIDAHMSDKGFNVQIGIDPETGFPFGGNDANCGTWMDKMGSSETAGTRGKPATPRDGSAVELVGLCYSTVSWLAAQHRAGRYPYPGVVRRHRDGSLTSWTYAQWAERIRHSFERHFWIPPAPSAVDARPDLVHRRGIYKDSHGASRPWADYQLRCNFPIAMAVAPELFDARHAWQALDQVEKLLLGPLGVKTLDPADWAYRGDYENSNDSDDPSVAHGFNYHQGPEWVWPIGFYLRARLAFAHECGRHARTVAAAYAALAPLLAEIRTSPWRGLPELTNAAGAYCADSCRTQAWSSAAALEVLHELELARRARPLAAD, from the exons ATGGCGATCGAGCGCTGCGCCGCGGCCGCTGCCGCCGCGGAGCCCGCGCGCCCGCCCGCCCCCgcggccgcgccgccgccgatCACCGCACCCGCCCGCGTCGTCACGCTCGAGCATGGAGAACATATGGACTCCACGCTCTATAG ATTCGAGAAAGGCTGCTACTTACAATTTTGCCCCGGGCCCAGCTTACTGGGCCGCAAGGTGTTTCTCTACACCAACTATGTGATTTCCGACAATGACC AGGACGAGCAGGCGGAGTTCATCCGCAACCAGTATTACGGTCTGGAGTGGCGCGGCGTGGGCGCGGACGGCGAGCCCGCCGAGTCGCTGGGCGCCGGCCCGCTGCTCACCGACACCGACGTCTGCTGCGAGCTGCGACTCTCGCGCGCTGGCTCATTCCACTATTATTTCGTCTACGACAATGC CGAGTCGCCGATCGGGCCTCAAGGCTCAGGCTGGTTCCACGTAGCGCCAACGCTGCGCGTGGGTCCCAGCGGGCGCGACACGGTGCCGCTCGACGGCATCATGTGCCAGACCGTGCTGGCCAAGTGCCTGGGCCCGCTGCCGCGCTGGGAGGCCACACTGCGCGTGTCCAAGGAATCAGGATACAACATGATACATTTCACTCCAGTGCAG GAGTTAGGCGCGTCCAACTCCAGCTACAGCATCGCGAACCAGCTGCGCCTCAACCCCCAGTTCAGCGCCGACAGCGGTCGCGATGCCACCTTCGCCGACGTTGAAAACCTTGTCGCTAAGATGCGAACGGAATGGAAA ATGTTGTCGATCTGCGACGTGGTGCTGAACCACACGGCGAACGAGACGCCGTGGCTGGCGGAGCACCCGGAGGCGACGTACAACTGCATGAACTGCCCGCACCTGCGGCCGGCGGCGCTGCTGGACGCGCTGCTGGCGCGGCTGACGGCGGACGTGGCGCGCGGCGAGCACGAGGCGCGCGGCGTGCCGCGGCGCGTCACGCACCACGACCACATCGAGGCCGTGCGCGCGCTGCTCGCCACGCAGCTGCTGCCCGAGGCGCGCCTGCACGAGATGTACACCTGCAACGTCTCCGAGATCGTGCAGGAGTTTTACTTCATGGCCCGCAACAA GGTGCCGGCTGTGAAGGCGGGCGAGGAAGAGCGTGGCGAGTTGAAGCTGGTGCCGGACCCGCAGTACCGGCGCCTGCGAGCCACCGTCGACCTCGACCTCGCACTGCAGCTTTACAATGTCTACAG GGCGGACTGCTACGACGAGGAGTCTCGGCTGAAGCGGTGCTGCGAGGAGCTGCAGCGGCGGCTGGAGCGGCTCAACGACGCGGCCGCCGACGAGCTGCGCGCGCACCTCCGCGCCGCCATCGACAACGTCGTCGCCGGCATGAG ATATTTCCGTCTACAGTCTGATGGGCCTAAAATTGAGGAAGTTAGTTCTGAACACCCGCTTGTACCGAG GTACTTCACGTGGGCGTGCGCGGTGGAGAGCGCGTCGCTGGCGGACGTGGAGGCGGCGCTGTACGGCGAGGCGGGCGCGCACTGCATGGCGCACAACGGCTGGGTGATGGACGCCGACCCGCTGCAGGACTTCGCCGCGcgccccgccgccgcgcgcgtCTACCTGCGCCGCGAGCTCATCGCCTGGGGCGACTCCGTCAAACTGCG GTATGGCGACAAGCCCGAGGACAGCCCGTTCCTGTGGGCGCACATGCGCGAGTACGTGGAGCTCACGGCGGAGGTGTTCGACGGGCTGCGGCTCGACAACTGTCACTCCACACCGCTCCAT GTGGCCGAATACATGCTGGACTGTGCGCGCAACGTAAAGCCGGACTTGTACGTGGTCGCGGAGCTGTTCACCAACTCCGACCACGTGgataatatatttgtgaatCGGCTCGGCATCACTTCGCTAATTCGAg GAGTGGGTAGTGACGGCGGTGTTGTCACAGAGGCGATGAGCGCGTGGGACTCGCACGAGCAGGGCCGGCTGGTGCACCGGTTCGGCGGGCGCGCGGTGGGCGCGTTCTTCCGcgagccgcgccgcgccgcgcagcCCCGCGTCGCGCATGCGCTGCTGCTCGACCTCACGCACGACAACCCCTCGCCCGTCGACAAGCG GTCGGTGTTTGATATGTTGCCGTCGGCCGCGCTGGTGTCGATGGCGTGCTGCGCCACCGGGAGCACGCGCGGATATGATGAACTTGTGCCACACCAC ATTCACGTGGTTGACGAGACTCGACTGTATGCGGAATGGGCCGACAGTCCAGGGAAGTCGCAGACAGAATCTCCCAGCGAAGGAAGAGTGTTCCGAGACACCGGCATCATGGCTGTAAAGCGTGCTCTCAATGAGCTTCATTTTGAACTAGCACTCGCCGGATATTCTGAG GTGTATGTAGACCAGATGGACGCTGACGTTGTAGCGGTGACGAGACACGAGCCGCGCTCACGTCGCTCCGTGATTCTAGTAGCTTTCACCGCGTTCACGACGCCCGATCCCGCCGCCACCCCGCGGCATGTCAAACCGCTACGTTTTGAGGGCCAGCTCGAAGAGATTATCCTGGAAGCCGAACTCCATCGTGTCGAGCGCag AGTTGAGGGGCGATCCGCGTCTTTCGCTCGCCATCCGCGTTATATCAATGGATTAGAAGAATACGAAGCAACCCTACGTCGTAGCTTGCAGCTCGCTCAATCAGGCGTATTCGTGAACGAACGCTCAGAAAACGTGCACACCGTGCTGGAGTTCCGTCCGCTGGCGCCGGGCACGGTGGTGGCGTTGCGCGTGTCGCCGCGgcccgcgcacgccgccgcgctcACCTCGCTGCAGCGCGCCGTGGACGCactgcgcgcgccgcccgccgccgacCCGCTCGGCCTGGCGCCCGCGCTCGCCGACCTCGACCTGGCCGACTTCAACACGCTGCTGTACCGCTGCGACGCGGAGGAACGCGAGGCGGGCGGTGGCGGGGTGTACGACGTGCCCGGCTGGGGACCGCTACCTTATGCTGGACTGCAAGGTGTGGCTTCTTTGCTCGCGGAAGTCACCCCGAGCGACGATCTGGGCCATCCACTGTGCGACAATCTTCGCGCCGGTGATTGGCTCGCTGAATACCAATGGCGAAGGCTAGAACGTGAGCCGCGATTGGCGGCTGTCGCATCACGTTATCGTGATGCTCTTCGGCCTTTGTCATCTTTACCACGGTTCCTGGTGCCGGCTTACTTTGCCGCGGCAGCAAGTGCTCTGTACCGTGGCGTGGCGCGTGCAGCTCTTGGCCGCTTGACCGCATGGGCACGTACTGGAGCATTCTCTCGTGCGCTGGCCCTCACGAGCGTGCAGCTAGCAGCGGCGCTGCCGTCGGCGCCACTGCCCCCACCATCACCAGCActgccgccgccgcgccccACGCGCTCCGTTACGCTTTCAGCAGGGCTGCCCCACTTCGCAGTTGGTTACATGCGCTGTTGGGGCCGTGACACTTTCATTGCATTGCGCGGTCTGTTCCTGCTCACGGGACGATACCAG GATGCGCGATATCACATTTTGGGCTTCGCGGCATGCCTTCGACATGGACTCATACCCAACTTGCTGGACGGCGGACGCAATGCTCGTTACAATTGTCGGGATGCAGTCTGGTGGTGGCTGCAGAGTATTAAACAG TACTGCACAGAAGCACCGCAGGGTCACGCCCTGCTCACGGAGCCCGTGTCGCGACTATTCCCCAAAGACGACAGCGAGCCCGCGCCGCCCGGCGCCGCGGACCAGCCGCTGCACGACATCATGCAAGAGGCTCTCGACGTGCACTTCCAG ggaCTCGTGTTCCGCGAACGCAACGCTGGCCGCGCCATCGACGCACACATGTCTGACAAGGGATTCAATGTGCAAATCGGTATCGATCCTGAAACAGGTTTTCCATTCGGTGGTAACGATGCTAACTGCGGCACATGGATGGACAAGATGGGCTCGTCGGAAACAGCGGGCACGCGCGGAAAGCCGGCGACGCCGCGGGACGGTAGCGCCGTGGAACTCGTAGGCCTCTGCTACAGTACCGTCTCCTGGCTAGCCGCGCAACACCGCGCCGGCCGCTACCCGTACCCGGGCGTAGTACGGCGTCACCGCGACGGCAGTCTTACTTCCTGGACATACGCACAGTGGGCCGAAAGAATTCGGCACTCGTTTGAGCGTCACTTTTGGATTCCACCGGCACCCTCCGCGGTCGATGCACGGCCTGATCTCGTGCATCGCCGCGGAATATACAAAGACAGCCACGGTGCGTCACGGCCCTGGGCCGATTACCAATTGCGGTGCAATTTCCCGATTGCGATGGCAGTTGCGCCGGAACTGTTCGACGCGCGCCATGCGTGGCAGGCACTAGACCAAGTTGAAAAATTGCTGCTTGGACCACTCGGTGTGAAAACGCTCGACCCAGCTGATTGGGCGTACCGCGGAGATTATGAAAATTCGAACGATAGCGACGACCCCAGCGTTGCGCACGGATTCAACTATCACCAGGGCCCGGAATGGGTCTGGCCTATTGGGTTCTACCTGCGGGCGCGGCTTGCGTTCGCTCACGAGTGCGGGCGTCACGCACGCACCGTGGCTGCCGCCTACGCTGCGCTTGCGCCTCTGTTGGCCGAAATTCGCACGTCGCCCTGGCGTGGGTTACCCGAGCTAACTAACGCCGCTGGTGCCTACTGTGCCGACTCGTGCCGTACTCAGGCGTGGAGCTCGGCCGCCGCACTAGAGGTGCTCCATGAGCTTGAGCTAGCGCGCCGCGCGCGGCCGCTCGCTGCGGACTGA